From the Methanomassiliicoccales archaeon genome, one window contains:
- the atwA gene encoding methyl coenzyme M reductase system, component A2, which produces MSSEPIPLVIVDNVSKVFNGNTVLRDISAVINVGEVLGLIGRSGSGKSVFINMLRGNPDYKPDSGRIIFRVSVCSNCGRIDNPIPHSACKYCKAEMRIKEVDFWSLHERDPLRLAIRDRVAIMLQRTFALYGDLTVIENIFEALGNRYSEREKVEKAIELLRLVNLSHRVTHIARDLSGGEKQRVVLARQLARDPILLLADEPTGTLDPQTADLVHNTLINAVRKNGMSMVVTSHWPKAINRLSDKAIWLESGEMVKRGSPEEVTRDFMIGFGPRETEPVAIGQPIIRIENAKKYYYSIVRGVVKAVDGVSFEVGEKEIFGLVGLSGAGKTTLSRMISGITPPTDGKVLIRIGDDWVDMSETGPMGKGRATPYIGVLHQEYSLYPFNTVLQNLTVCIGMKMPAELAKMKAIQVLSGVGFNLKEIERLLRTYPDALSVGEKQRIALAQVLIREPRIVVLDEPTGTMDPITKISVAKSVLTARKELGETFLVVSHDMDFVVNCCDRAAFMKNGKIVAIGDPRTIVAEFGDLSEEFVAHGGVEA; this is translated from the coding sequence ATGTCCTCGGAACCCATTCCGCTCGTTATCGTCGACAATGTATCCAAGGTTTTTAACGGCAATACTGTACTGCGGGACATAAGTGCAGTGATTAATGTCGGAGAAGTTCTTGGGCTAATAGGTAGAAGTGGATCAGGCAAATCAGTATTCATTAATATGTTAAGGGGAAACCCTGATTATAAACCGGATTCCGGAAGGATTATTTTTAGGGTTTCCGTATGTTCTAATTGCGGCAGGATTGATAATCCAATACCTCATTCTGCATGCAAATACTGCAAGGCGGAGATGCGTATTAAGGAAGTTGATTTTTGGAGCCTTCATGAAAGAGATCCACTTAGACTTGCGATAAGGGATCGTGTTGCTATTATGCTGCAGAGGACATTTGCGCTCTACGGCGATCTGACTGTTATCGAAAACATATTTGAAGCGCTCGGCAATCGATATAGCGAAAGGGAAAAGGTGGAAAAAGCCATCGAATTACTAAGGTTGGTCAATCTTTCTCACCGAGTGACGCACATTGCGCGGGATTTGTCAGGCGGCGAAAAGCAAAGAGTCGTTTTGGCGAGACAGTTAGCTAGAGATCCAATATTGCTCCTTGCAGATGAGCCAACCGGTACGTTAGATCCTCAAACTGCTGATTTGGTCCACAACACACTAATTAATGCGGTTAGAAAGAACGGGATGTCTATGGTTGTTACATCCCACTGGCCAAAGGCGATCAACAGACTGTCAGATAAGGCCATATGGCTTGAATCTGGCGAGATGGTGAAGCGCGGTTCTCCCGAAGAAGTAACAAGAGATTTTATGATCGGTTTTGGTCCCAGGGAAACAGAACCAGTTGCAATAGGACAACCGATCATCAGGATTGAGAATGCAAAGAAATATTATTACTCGATCGTAAGGGGTGTCGTCAAGGCCGTTGACGGCGTCAGCTTCGAGGTCGGAGAGAAAGAAATTTTCGGTTTGGTGGGTTTGAGTGGAGCTGGTAAAACAACGCTCTCTAGGATGATATCTGGCATAACTCCTCCCACAGACGGAAAAGTGCTGATCCGCATCGGAGATGATTGGGTTGATATGTCTGAAACTGGTCCGATGGGAAAAGGACGGGCAACGCCGTATATTGGAGTACTCCATCAAGAATATTCGCTTTATCCCTTCAATACGGTTCTTCAGAATTTAACAGTGTGTATAGGAATGAAAATGCCTGCAGAGCTGGCTAAAATGAAGGCAATCCAAGTACTGTCAGGGGTTGGTTTCAACCTGAAGGAAATTGAACGTCTACTGCGTACGTATCCTGATGCTCTCAGTGTTGGAGAAAAGCAGAGGATCGCTCTCGCCCAGGTGCTTATTCGTGAACCTAGAATAGTAGTACTAGATGAACCAACAGGGACAATGGATCCCATAACAAAAATCTCTGTGGCTAAGTCTGTGCTGACGGCGAGGAAGGAACTTGGAGAAACTTTTCTTGTTGTGAGCCATGATATGGATTTTGTCGTTAATTGCTGCGACCGCGCAGCATTCATGAAGAATGGAAAGATTGTTGCTATTGGCGATCCTAGAACCATTGTTGCTGAGTTCGGAGACTTGAGCGAGGAATTTGTAGCTCACGGCGGGGTCGAAGCGTGA
- a CDS encoding DUF2111 domain-containing protein encodes MVLYNYNLGGPTPKFSPYHVWKAYSLLRNHGPLGRKALSRALMLGEGSTRTILEKMVKEGCAENTNRGAILTEKGKKKFDNCGIIARKVDIDGIAIGKHHCGVLAKGRAHLIRMGCEQRDEAVRAGALGATTLVCRDGKVIFPDNDKYPTKEIEDALRGLFHIETGDAIIIGTAYTYETAERGAVSAALALDEQRQPCWQDSATFISQDSEAEDLKCLALAIHELVGRLPLTMRSRNHYGVRCEEGEVIDTNYTGPVLEEALKKNQIVRKISPSGPYRGVPIVAVPILKKREAVAVIGVVDITKGAVFEILNRMRKEQL; translated from the coding sequence ATGGTACTATACAATTACAATCTAGGCGGCCCGACACCGAAATTTTCTCCGTATCATGTATGGAAGGCTTATTCATTATTGAGGAATCATGGACCACTAGGCCGGAAGGCCCTCTCTCGTGCTCTCATGTTGGGAGAAGGTAGTACCAGGACCATACTCGAAAAAATGGTTAAGGAGGGTTGTGCGGAAAACACAAATCGCGGTGCGATACTCACAGAGAAGGGAAAGAAGAAATTTGACAATTGCGGTATAATAGCAAGAAAAGTAGACATAGATGGTATCGCAATAGGTAAACATCACTGCGGGGTTCTTGCAAAGGGCAGGGCGCATTTGATAAGAATGGGTTGTGAACAGAGAGATGAAGCCGTAAGAGCTGGGGCACTGGGTGCAACCACACTCGTGTGCCGAGATGGGAAAGTCATATTTCCCGATAATGACAAATACCCAACAAAGGAAATCGAAGATGCGCTACGTGGCCTATTTCACATTGAAACTGGCGATGCAATAATCATTGGGACTGCTTATACCTATGAAACGGCCGAAAGGGGTGCCGTTAGCGCCGCGCTTGCCCTCGACGAACAGCGACAGCCCTGCTGGCAGGACAGTGCAACCTTCATTTCGCAAGATTCAGAAGCCGAGGATCTCAAGTGTTTGGCACTTGCCATCCATGAACTCGTAGGACGCCTTCCACTGACGATGCGAAGCAGGAATCATTACGGTGTGAGATGCGAGGAAGGAGAAGTAATCGATACTAACTATACTGGACCAGTCCTTGAAGAGGCACTCAAGAAGAATCAGATCGTCAGGAAGATCTCTCCCAGTGGGCCTTATCGCGGAGTCCCGATTGTTGCAGTTCCAATATTGAAAAAGAGGGAGGCAGTGGCGGTGATAGGTGTTGTTGATATTACAAAGGGTGCGGTTTTCGAAATTTTGAATAGGATGAGAAAAGAGCAGCTTTAA
- a CDS encoding carboxymuconolactone decarboxylase family protein, with translation MSLELLSKQKPEVIRALYRLKVEVFKNGALPTKVKELIAVAIACLLRSEICLETHIEAAVANGATREEVQEAMLVAMYLAGPSAVVWTDKIDEHIDISGA, from the coding sequence ATGAGTCTGGAATTACTTTCGAAGCAAAAGCCCGAGGTCATTCGAGCGCTTTATAGACTGAAGGTTGAAGTGTTCAAGAATGGCGCGTTGCCTACAAAGGTCAAGGAATTGATCGCCGTTGCTATAGCATGCCTTCTGCGATCTGAGATTTGTCTGGAAACTCACATTGAAGCAGCGGTCGCGAACGGAGCGACAAGGGAGGAGGTGCAAGAAGCGATGCTAGTAGCGATGTATCTTGCGGGCCCAAGTGCAGTTGTCTGGACTGATAAAATTGATGAGCATATTGATATCTCAGGAGCTTAA